A part of Brienomyrus brachyistius isolate T26 unplaced genomic scaffold, BBRACH_0.4 scaffold65, whole genome shotgun sequence genomic DNA contains:
- the LOC125725337 gene encoding uncharacterized protein LOC125725337 isoform X2 has product MGKNLSKQIKLEGDEKFMEGYKPGSGQISSQRWRKKHGFEGKLHTPEILKLQGNLKLEMLQTTNNKKGQDRKKEYVFSDAWLEQSKLRDNKRQQKKGNKEKKLQVALITLDEETAARPSAPPAPPPPPQIPVPAPALVPATDRQEAGGGVEPSRMLTRGSDPSLYPVKDLATAKVQWHPKNNTEQEEVEWQCPLVEVANPNRGPNNAGPETMLVYRPWTAEDRTAALKGIPLVEEGVPEFWTAILELQSSFHLNGREMYRCLRQLFTHKWGRVAGDFTGHGNNDEVLAHDSQELIQALQHLRERIDTVFVRRADYGRIAQCKQKDGEEPEDFMDRMRVVFRGNSGIPHDEEDGGVYQQQLKRAFVAGLKPELRKYLDKHWVHQNTGSVQQALEYAQHAQKAQKQQKTDTIFSASDVVALVQTNPRGRGGFRGRGRGRFRGRGRFRNKQTGGFSQETECWTCGKPGHLSRDCRSGKRPFNPNSTENDQ; this is encoded by the coding sequence atgggaaaaaatctgagtaaacaaatcaaattagagggagatgagaagtttatggaaggatataaaccaggatcaggacaaataagtagtcagagatggaggaaaaaacatgggtttgaaggaaaactccatactccagaaatattaaagttacagggaaacttaaaactggagatgttacagactaccaataataaaaaaggccaagatagaaaaaaggaatacgttttctctgatgcatggttagaacagagtaaactaagagataataagagacaacagaaaaagggaaataaggagaaaaaactgcaggtggctttaatcacactagacgaagaaacggcagcaagaccttctgcccctccagctcctccaccgcccccacaaattccggtgcctgcaccggcgctggttccagccacagatagacaagaagcgggggggggggtggaaccatctcgcatgttaactcgagggtctgatccctctctatatcctgtaaaagatttggccacagctaaagtacaatggcatccaaaaaataacacagaacaagaggaggtagaatggcagtgtccactcgtagaagtggcaaatccaaatcgaggcccaaataatgcaggacccgaaactatgttagtatatagaccctggaccgctgaggatagaacagcggctttaaaaggaatacccctggttgaagaaggggtacccgagttttggactgccatcctagaattacaaagtagttttcatttgaacggcagggaaatgtaccgatgcctaagacagttgtttacccataaatggggacgtgtagcgggagacttcacaggacatggtaataatgatgaagtcttagcacatgactcacaggaactcatacaagcattacaacacctgcgagagaggatagacacagtcttcgtgagacgtgcagattatgggcgaatagcgcagtgcaaacaaaaagatggagaggaacctgaggattttatggataggatgcgagtggtgttcaggggaaattcaggaattcctcacgacgaggaagatggaggagtgtatcagcaacaattaaaacgagcttttgtcgcaggcctaaagcctgaattgcgaaaatatctcgacaaacattgggtacatcagaatactggctcagtccaacaagccttagaatatgcccaacacgcacagaaagcgcagaaacagcaaaagacagatacaatattcagcgcctctgacgtggtagcgctagtgcaaacgaaccctcggggacgcgggggattcagaggtagaggaagaggaagatttagaggccgaggaagatttagaaataaacaaacaggagggttttcacaggaaacagagtgttggacatgcgggaaacctggacatttaagcagggactgcaggtcagggaagcgaccatttaatccaaactccaccgaaaatgaccaatga
- the LOC125725337 gene encoding protein NYNRIN-like isoform X1: MLASGILREAPEATCNTPIFPVQKGHTGKWRMVQDLRPVNNIVQHAAPDVPNPHLLLNSLTPDKSYFSVVDLSNAFFSVSLHSDSQHLFGFTYKGKKYTYTRLPQGFSESPHVYTMALRYSMSTCKIPSHSQVLLYVDDILIASDTKQHCKEATLLVLQHLYDTGHKASKQKLQYCREEVIYLGHKLSQQGRSLLETRKQAIQEAPKPKTKQQMMSFLGLCDYCREWLPDYVALVQPLQTLIYGKDMALKDKIQWTKEGELAFTNLKMMLQTNVILALPDYQQPFTLCVDANQGYMKAVLTQPFGTKERPLAFYSKRLDAVAAGFPQCLQACAAAAEAVKLSAELVLCHPLTLKVPHSVSLVLLQTPLPFLTHARHLTLVSLLLSQSNITIQRCGPLNPSTLLPTTEDGEPHSCKAVVEEQTKPRADILQTPISDSMVVYVDGSASKNDMGKNKVGYAVVTSTEVLEANALPPACSAQAAELYAVIRACELFKNKSLTIYTDSQYVFGAVHHHARVWKNRGFKTSQGTSLTHTNLLLRLLDVVQLPTRLALCKCKAHQTDASTIAKGNNFADKTAKEAALKQPTLSVADILFIDSDVLCDAQIHAPKTEIQSWIKRGAIQQGKVYYMNDKPILPKNLYKTAALVSHGNTHVSTGGMVHIIQQYFYAINFSDYAKQFCRTCLICCKHNAQGNMRPKRGQFPVAEYPFQVVHMDFIELSWSQGKKYCLVIIDTFSKWVEIYPVKHCDAMTVAKCLVGHYFPTYGIPHIIRSDNGTHFVNQTMSLCSQALGFTLKNHCAYHPQSAGLVERTNGTIKTRLRKTMEETKRPWPECLSLVKLWMRITPIPAGLTPFEIVYGRPFPLATEMSDIGKADRENTLANWMRKLLSSQQKHSPSSLPVNSVSNQQDNLQPGDWILVKVLLRKEWSTPRWDGPYQVLLTTPTAVKIAERPSWIHKSHCKPIKPLSEASATE, translated from the coding sequence atgttggcatcaggaatattgcgagaggctcctgaggccacttgcaatactcctatcttccctgtccagaagggacatacagggaaatggcgcatggtgcaggatttaagaccagttaataacatagtgcaacacgcagcaccagacgtgcccaacccacacttattgctcaactcattaacccctgataaaagttacttctcagtagttgatctcagtaatgcatttttctcagtatcattgcactctgattctcaacatttatttggtttcacctataagggaaaaaaatacacatatactagactccctcaagggttttcagaaagtccacatgtatataccatggcccttagatattctatgagtacctgtaaaataccatcccatagtcaagtgctactgtatgtagatgatatattaattgcttcagatacaaaacagcattgtaaggaagccacactgttggtgttacagcatttatatgatacaggacataaagcatcaaaacaaaaattacaatattgcagggaggaagttatatatcttggacataaactctcccaacaaggtcgatcattattagaaactagaaaacaggcaatacaagaggcaccaaagccaaagactaaacagcaaatgatgtccttcttaggactttgtgattattgcagagaatggctacctgattatgtcgcactcgttcaacctctgcaaaccttaatttatgggaaagacatggccttaaaagataaaattcagtggacaaaagaaggagaattggcattcacaaacttaaaaatgatgctacaaacaaatgtgatacttgccttaccagattatcaacaaccatttaccttatgtgttgatgctaatcaaggttatatgaaagcggtattaacacagccgttcgggacaaaggaaagaccactagcattctattctaaacgattagatgcagtagcagctggttttccacaatgtttgcaagcatgtgcagctgctgcagaagcagtaaaattatcagcagaattagtgttgtgtcacccactcaccctgaaggtgccacattcagtttcattagttttactgcagacgccgcttccgttcctcacacatgctagacatctgaccttagtctcactcctgctttcacagtcaaacattactatacagcgatgtggtcctcttaaccctagcacccttcttccgacaacggaagatggagagccacattcgtgcaaagcagttgtggaagagcaaacaaaacccagagcagatattttacagaccccaatttcagattcaatggttgtttatgtagatggatcagcatcaaaaaatgatatgggaaaaaataaggtcgggtatgctgtagttacgtccactgaagtgttagaggccaatgcactcccacctgcttgttcagcacaagcggctgaactctatgctgtaattagggcatgcgagctattcaaaaataagtcacttactatatacactgatagtcaatatgtgtttggagctgttcatcaccatgcaagagtgtggaaaaatagaggttttaaaacatcgcagggaacgtctctaactcacacaaacttactacttagattattagatgttgtacaattaccgactcgccttgcactgtgcaaatgtaaagcacaccaaaccgatgcttccacaatagctaaaggaaacaactttgcagataaaactgccaaagaagcggccctgaaacagcccaccttatcagtggcagacattcttttcatagatagtgatgtgctgtgtgatgcacagattcatgctcctaaaacagaaatacagagttggatcaagagaggagcaatacagcaagggaaagtttactatatgaatgacaagcccatcctaccaaaaaatttatacaaaacagctgccttagtgagccatggaaatactcatgtctcaacaggagggatggtacatattatccagcaatacttttatgctataaatttttctgattatgcaaagcaattttgtagaacatgcttaatttgctgtaaacataatgcacagggtaacatgagaccaaaacgtggccagttccctgtagctgagtacccgtttcaagttgtacatatggattttattgaattatcttggtcacaagggaagaagtactgtctagtcattatagacaccttttctaagtgggtagaaatataccctgtaaagcactgtgatgcaatgactgttgcaaaatgtttggtaggccattatttccctacttatggcatacctcatattataagatcagacaatgggactcattttgtaaatcagaccatgtccctttgttcacaagcattaggttttacgcttaagaatcattgtgcttatcaccctcagagtgcaggcttagtggagagaactaacggcactattaaaacaaggctcagaaaaacaatggaagagacaaaaaggccgtggccagaatgtttgtctctagtaaaattgtggatgagaataactcccattcctgcaggattaacaccttttgagatagtgtacggaaggccgtttcctctagcaaccgaaatgagtgatatagggaaagcggacagagaaaatacattggctaattggatgcgaaagttgctatcatcacaacaaaaacatagccccagtagtctgccagtaaattctgtttctaaccaacaggataacttgcagccaggggattggatcctggtcaaggtcctgttgcggaaggagtggagcacaccccggtgggacggtccttatcaagtcctcctcacaacaccaacagctgtgaaaatagcagaacggccttcctggatacacaaaagtcactgtaaacccatcaagcccttatcagaggcctcagcgacagagtag